From one Acidiferrobacteraceae bacterium genomic stretch:
- a CDS encoding ABC transporter substrate-binding protein yields MDRRGITGDARKSFGLRDSDFNRHPVGTGPFRFVSWSSDELIHLVRNDDYWDGPPEYKDYFYRIIPDPVTQEVEFRTGAIDAYAPQPHQAARYRKDQDYQTYSSLSFGYTYIGYNNKRPLFRDPRVRRALGMAIDVKQIIKYVVYGEGQRITGPYSPNSDWNDKGIKPLPYDPQGALKILNSLGWKRNADGCLEKDGKIFEFNLVTNQGNTTRADIATIAQNQWRKIGIKCNTQVFEWAVFIQDFINKQDFDAVILGWTGAVPLNPDLYQIWHSSQSAPGKLNFGGYDDPRAD; encoded by the coding sequence ATGGATCGGCGAGGTATAACGGGGGATGCGCGCAAGAGTTTCGGTCTGCGCGACAGCGATTTCAATCGTCATCCCGTCGGAACCGGACCGTTCCGATTTGTGTCCTGGAGCAGTGATGAACTGATTCATCTCGTGCGCAATGATGATTACTGGGATGGGCCGCCTGAATACAAAGACTATTTTTACCGCATCATCCCCGATCCAGTGACCCAGGAGGTGGAGTTCCGTACCGGCGCGATCGATGCCTATGCACCGCAGCCTCATCAGGCGGCGCGCTACCGCAAGGACCAGGACTACCAGACATATTCCAGTCTCAGTTTCGGGTACACCTATATTGGTTACAACAACAAGCGGCCATTGTTTCGCGACCCGCGCGTGCGCCGCGCCCTGGGCATGGCCATCGACGTGAAACAGATCATCAAGTACGTCGTGTATGGAGAAGGGCAACGTATTACCGGTCCCTATTCGCCCAATTCCGACTGGAACGACAAGGGCATCAAGCCCTTGCCCTACGACCCCCAAGGCGCGCTGAAAATTCTGAACAGCCTGGGATGGAAACGCAACGCCGACGGATGTTTGGAAAAGGATGGCAAGATCTTTGAGTTCAATCTGGTCACCAACCAGGGCAATACCACGCGTGCCGATATTGCCACGATCGCCCAGAACCAGTGGCGCAAGATCGGCATCAAGTGCAATACCCAGGTATTCGAGTGGGCGGTGTTCATTCAGGACTTCATCAACAAGCAGGATTTCGATGCCGTGATTCTCGGATGGACGGGTGCGGTTCCGCTCAATCCCGATTTGTACCAGATCTGGCATTCCAGTCAGTCGGCTCCGGGCAAGCTGAACTTTGGTGGCTACGACGATCCTCGTGCCGACTAA
- a CDS encoding enoyl-ACP reductase, translating to MGFLQGKRALIVGVASNRSIAWGVAQAMHREGAELAYTFQGEKLKGRVEKFAQETGSSLVFPCDVTSDEQIEAVFESLGKHWDGLDIIVHSVGFAPADQLQGSYIDSVTREGFATTLDISAYSFAALAKAGRKMMQGRNGSLITLTYIGAVRTIPNYNTMGVAKAALEANVRYLAQSLGPEGIRVNGISAGPIKTLAAAGISGFRKMLSQFSGAAPLGRVVTIEEVGNAAAFLCSDLASGITGEITYVDAGFNITALPDMSAEE from the coding sequence ATGGGATTTCTGCAAGGCAAGCGCGCGCTCATCGTGGGCGTCGCCAGCAACCGTTCCATCGCCTGGGGTGTGGCCCAGGCCATGCACCGCGAAGGCGCCGAACTGGCCTACACCTTTCAAGGTGAAAAACTGAAGGGTCGCGTGGAAAAATTCGCCCAGGAAACCGGTTCCAGCCTCGTCTTTCCGTGCGATGTCACCAGCGACGAACAGATCGAAGCGGTATTCGAGTCGCTCGGCAAGCACTGGGATGGCCTCGACATTATCGTGCATTCCGTCGGTTTCGCACCGGCGGATCAGCTGCAGGGATCGTACATCGATTCCGTGACCCGGGAAGGCTTTGCCACCACGCTGGATATCAGTGCCTACAGCTTTGCCGCCCTGGCGAAAGCCGGCCGCAAAATGATGCAGGGCCGAAACGGCTCGCTGATCACGCTCACCTACATTGGCGCCGTGCGGACTATCCCGAACTACAACACCATGGGCGTGGCCAAGGCGGCCCTGGAAGCCAACGTGCGCTATCTCGCCCAGTCCCTGGGTCCCGAGGGCATACGCGTGAATGGAATTTCCGCCGGGCCGATCAAGACCCTGGCCGCTGCGGGTATTAGTGGATTCCGAAAGATGTTGTCGCAGTTCTCTGGCGCCGCACCCCTCGGAAGGGTCGTGACCATCGAAGAGGTGGGAAACGCGGCCGCCTTCCTGTGCTCGGACCTGGCGTCCGGTATTACCGGCGAGATCACCTACGTCGATGCCGGCTTCAACATAACGGCCCTGCCGGATATGTCCGCCGAGGAGTGA
- a CDS encoding ABC transporter substrate-binding protein, protein MGLKRFLIFAPIALILVLLQSYFWAPTRESQTVDNPARGRQYIEASIGDAKILNPVLLTDASSFDIVNQVFDSLIDTDENLHMRGRLARSWEISETAYLMVNPRARLPDGAPVSGPLLLQRLRTAMRGGSLAELSHQVLKMDLLPASRRTRTVAAPGADGKPQEYRVAMDVPPRIRFRLRDVDQDFFSKLQPVIGKGYGRSAHLERNIQLTPANPKLLASSVGQWLPVFEHNPEILFRLRRGVRFHDGVEFTARDVKFTYEAIMEPKNLSPLTSDFEPIKQMQIIDPYTVRVVYKPGRRWKRKWIGEV, encoded by the coding sequence ATGGGGCTGAAGCGTTTCCTGATCTTCGCACCGATCGCACTGATCCTGGTCCTGCTTCAATCCTATTTCTGGGCTCCGACGCGCGAGTCGCAAACCGTCGACAACCCCGCGCGCGGCCGGCAGTACATCGAGGCGTCCATCGGGGACGCCAAGATTCTCAATCCGGTTCTTCTCACCGACGCCTCCAGCTTTGACATCGTGAATCAGGTTTTCGACAGCCTGATCGATACCGACGAAAACCTGCATATGCGGGGGCGTCTGGCGCGTAGCTGGGAGATCAGTGAGACTGCCTACCTGATGGTGAATCCCCGGGCCCGATTGCCCGATGGTGCGCCGGTGAGCGGTCCGCTTCTGCTGCAGCGATTGCGTACCGCGATGCGCGGAGGTTCGCTGGCAGAATTGTCACACCAGGTACTCAAGATGGACCTGCTCCCGGCCTCGCGCCGTACCCGGACGGTGGCGGCGCCCGGAGCCGATGGCAAGCCGCAGGAGTACCGTGTGGCCATGGATGTACCGCCACGGATTCGTTTCCGGTTGCGCGATGTTGATCAGGACTTTTTCAGCAAGCTGCAGCCGGTCATCGGGAAAGGCTATGGCCGTTCCGCCCATCTGGAAAGAAACATCCAGCTAACGCCTGCCAATCCCAAGCTGTTGGCATCGAGTGTGGGGCAATGGTTACCCGTATTCGAGCACAATCCGGAAATTCTTTTCCGCCTGCGTCGTGGTGTGCGCTTCCATGACGGTGTGGAGTTCACCGCACGCGATGTGAAGTTCACCTACGAAGCAATCATGGAACCGAAAAACCTGTCGCCCCTGACGTCGGATTTCGAGCCCATCAAGCAGATGCAGATCATCGACCCGTATACGGTGCGTGTGGTGTACAAGCCCGGAAGGCGCTGGAAAAGGAAATGGATCGGCGAGGTATAA